Proteins encoded within one genomic window of Hermetia illucens chromosome 2, iHerIll2.2.curated.20191125, whole genome shotgun sequence:
- the LOC119648726 gene encoding uncharacterized protein LOC119648726 isoform X1 — protein MSESGSGSESVGKSNSALTQYSRRKVLEELSKTGCRPEIRNQVLRKCPKGSHAAIPDFLNKHAQKSQENVGEEAASPEFSAVENWIKYFKDRGFHTECGFELPLAFKTIAMTEEFPECDPEKDVDFKKLYLWLSDVMQGYAPPKLNEQSQLFLVENLTDMLELSNTPENGITLARMINVLSNKPETVPSSSKKNYFLQSLDPLHFSLKTLPK, from the exons ATGTCGGAAAGTGGTAGTGGCTCTGAATCGGTTGGGAAATCAAATTCAGCACTTACTCAATATTCGCGGCGTAAAGTGCTAGAAGAATTATCAAAAACTGGCTGTCGTCCTGAAATTCGTAACCAAGTCCTTCGAAAATGCCCAAAAGGTTCACATGCAGCTATACCAG ACTTTCTGAACAAGCATGCACAGAAGAGCCAGGAAAATGTTGGCGAGGAAGCCGCTTCGCCCGAATTCTCTGCCGTTGAGAACTGGATAAAGTACTTCAAGGATCGGGGATTTCATACAGAATGCGGGTTCGAGTTGCCACTGGCTTTCAAAACCATTGCGATGACAGAAGAGTTTCCTGAATGTGATCCAGAAAAGGACGTCGATTTTAA GAAATTATATCTGTGGCTCTCAGATGTCATGCAGGGATACGCACCCCCGAAACTGAATGAACAgtcgcaattgtttttagtcGAAAACTTGACA GATATGCTGGAATTAAGCAATACTCCCGAGAATGGAATTACGCTTGCCCGAATGATCAACGTTTTGAGCAATAAACCAGAAACTGTCCCCAGTTCCTCAAAGAAGAATTATTTCTTACAGAGTTTGGACCCGTTGCATTTCAGCCTGAAAACTCTGCCAAAATAG
- the LOC119648726 gene encoding uncharacterized protein LOC119648726 isoform X2, translating into MQLYQMSVSDFLNKHAQKSQENVGEEAASPEFSAVENWIKYFKDRGFHTECGFELPLAFKTIAMTEEFPECDPEKDVDFKKLYLWLSDVMQGYAPPKLNEQSQLFLVENLTDMLELSNTPENGITLARMINVLSNKPETVPSSSKKNYFLQSLDPLHFSLKTLPK; encoded by the exons ATGCAGCTATACCAG ATGTCCGTTTCAGACTTTCTGAACAAGCATGCACAGAAGAGCCAGGAAAATGTTGGCGAGGAAGCCGCTTCGCCCGAATTCTCTGCCGTTGAGAACTGGATAAAGTACTTCAAGGATCGGGGATTTCATACAGAATGCGGGTTCGAGTTGCCACTGGCTTTCAAAACCATTGCGATGACAGAAGAGTTTCCTGAATGTGATCCAGAAAAGGACGTCGATTTTAA GAAATTATATCTGTGGCTCTCAGATGTCATGCAGGGATACGCACCCCCGAAACTGAATGAACAgtcgcaattgtttttagtcGAAAACTTGACA GATATGCTGGAATTAAGCAATACTCCCGAGAATGGAATTACGCTTGCCCGAATGATCAACGTTTTGAGCAATAAACCAGAAACTGTCCCCAGTTCCTCAAAGAAGAATTATTTCTTACAGAGTTTGGACCCGTTGCATTTCAGCCTGAAAACTCTGCCAAAATAG